The sequence below is a genomic window from Cryptosporidium parvum Iowa II chromosome 6, whole genome shotgun sequence.
ATGCACCAACGGCGACAGGAAAATATGTCCAGTAGAAATGAAGGTAATAAATGAATAGTATTTTAATAGTATGATAATAAGGTCTAATGAGGTAATAGAGAGAAAAGGCTCCAGTCAAGAATAACATtgtaaatttaaagaaaaaattcaaaaggCTGTTTTTagtcaaaaaaaaaaaaaaataaaaaaaagaccATTGGTTGCAATTATAGTGACAAAGGGTCGCCCTATAGTTCTAGCCAAACAAATACATCAGATTTTTGTGAAGAAGGCCTATTGGAAAGATGACAAGTAATAATAACGTAGTACCGGTTAGTGCCTCCCTTTATGTGGGTGATTTGGATGCAGATGTGACTGAGACAATGTtatatgaaatatttaatagtGTTGCAGTTGTATCATCAGTACGTATTTGTAGAGACGCTCTTACAAGAAGAAGCTTGGGTTATGCTTATGTCAATTACAATAGTGTAGCGGATGCTGAGAGAGCTCTAGATACTCTTAATTTCACATGCATCCGTGGCCGTCCATGCAGAATTATGTGGTGCTTACGCGACCCAGCATCCAGAAGAAACAACGATGGAAATGTATTTGTAAAGAATTTGGATAAGTCGATTGATAATAAGACATTATTCGATACTTTTAGTctatttggaaatattatGTCATGTAAAATCGCTACCGATGTTGAGGGTAAGTCTTTGGGATATGGTTTTATCCATTTCGAACATGCAGACAGTGCTAAAGAAGCTATTTCTAGGCTAAATGGGGCTGTATTGGGAGATCGCCCAATTTATGTCGGAAAGTTCCAGAAGAAGGCTGAACGCTTTTCTGAAAAAGATAAGACATTCACTAATGTCTATGTTAAACATATCCCTAAGAGTTGGACTGAAGATCTTCTATACAAGATATTTGGAGTATATGGTAAAATTAGCTCATTGGTCCTGCAATCCGACTCTAAAGGTAGACCTTTTGGTTTTGTGAACTTTGAAAACCCCGATTCCGCTAAGGCTGCAGTTGCTGCCTTACACAATGCTTTAGTTACTCCAGTAGGGGTTGAGTTGGACTCTACAGCAGAGACTCCAGTTGATAACGAGGCTGGAGCTGATTCTGAGACATCATCCAAGCAAGAATCTGGAGAAGCTTCTAATAAAAAACAAACTGCATCTGGCGAAGCATCAAAGGATTCTTCAGGAACATCAAACGAGGAATCTGCACAGAATGAGGATGGATCAGCTGACAAGAATGTTTCAGCTGATGTACAACCAAATAGACTATATGTTTCTAGAGcacaaaaaaagaatgaacGTCAGGTGGTCTTGAAGTCTCAACACGAAGCTGTAAAGGAGAGCCACCAAAGATACCAAGGTGTAAATCTTTATGTAAAGAATTTGGCAGATTCAATCAATGAGGAGGACCTCCGTTCTATGTTTGAACCATTTGGAACAGTATCTTCCGTAAGCATTAAGACTGATGAATCAGGTGTCTCAAGAGGATTTGGGTTTGTTTCATTCCTCTCCCCTGATGAAGCTACAAAGGCTATTACTGAGATGCACCTTAAGCTTGTGCGCGGAAAGCCACTGTATGTAGGCCTTCACGAACGTAAAGAACAAAGAGCACTACGTCTTCAGCAGCGTATTAGAGGGGGTGCAGTCCCTCCAGTTTTAAGACCCGGAGCAATTCCCCCAGGCCCTCCAGGAGTACATGGAGCTCCCATGCAATTTGGTGTACCACCACAAATGTACTTTATTCCTGGAAATCCAAATGTGGCAGCAACTGCTATGCCACATGGAAGAGCGATGGTTACAGGAGGTTTCCCTAATCAAAATGCAATGAATAATCCATGGAGGCCAAATCCAACAAGAATGCCATACACTGCAGGAGGTGTGCCTCCTCAAATGACAGGCGGTCCTCAAATGACAGCCTATAATGGCAACGTTATCCAACAAAATGGAGTATCTCCAAACGGAGCTGCTAATGCTACCGGGTCTGTCCAAAATGGAGTCACCGGTAATGCAGTTACAGGAGTTCAAGGTGCTCAAAATAACAGAACTGGAGGAAATAACCAGAGAATTCATAATAGACATGTTCAAGGTAATGGGCAAGGAGGAAGGCCGGGCTCCCATGGTCATCAAGTTCAGCAAATGCAAAAGCAAGGATTCAAATTTCCACAAAACGTTAAGGGATCTGAAATGCAGCGCGTGGATATGATGCAAAATAGACAAATGGATTCATCAAACGGCGCACTTGTTCAGAATCCATTAATCCCTCAACCAGATGTTCCTCTAACTGCTGCTACCTTGGCAGCTGCATCCCCTAGCATGCAGAAACAATTACTTGGAGAGAGACTTTTCCCAATTATTGCCCAATTCCAACCAGAATTGGCAGGAAAGATCACCGGGATGATGCTTGAAATGGATAACaatgaattattagaaCTTTTGAGTTCTGATATTGAAATCAAAAACAAGGTAGATGAGGCCATGGTCGTACTTGAACGTGCTCAGCAACAAATTAGCACGTAAATCTAGAGATTCTGagtctttttttttgctaCTAGAAGTGTTATAACActagatttttttttatttctacGCTTGTTTTAACTTTTTCCATTGCTTTTCTAAATTAGTGTAATACAAATCTTGATTGCTTCTAGAATCAATGTGTAAATTTCTCTCTTCACTCCTTTATATGCGTTTCGAATGGTTTTTACCactattgttattaatgcaactactactactactgATCCCGGTTCATCAAGAGTTTGAAACAATGTCTTTAATCATTATCGTCACATTAAATAAACATTACTTTATATATAGAGAGCGCGCACATGCATGTAAAATTTCAAGTGCATGCAAATTGTCAAAATCTGTGAAAGTTAACtaataagaaagaaaacatatcctaattaaaatttactTAATCTAGATACACAGCCTAATCCAATTCACTGcaactttttaattaaacaaatacactcattaatttttttttttttttttttgctactaaaaataaaaccattatttttcttaaattcatcattaCTAATGTGTCCACATAAATTGACAAATGcaattataaaaattacaTGATGTTGGCGCCCAACACGTAatctaaattaaaaaaatgggGAAATATAAGTAATTAATGCTAAATAGATAGAGGGGAAATTATATGGGGAAAAGTCAGGACAAAATTTACATGGAaaatttgagaaaaaatatttgaaaaataaacGCTTTTAagtaattgattttttttttaaagtgtttattaaaatcaagAGTATTATATTCATGCTAACTAAGGAAATATATTGTATAAATAGTACCAAAGAAGtgaataatatatttgaattggcaagataaataaaaagatatttatccaaaaaaaaaaattaaagtgGAAGAGTGAGAGAAAACTTGAGGAAAAAATGACTCAGGGAGTAATTTTGGAAATGATTCCAAGAGTAGAACAAACGGAAAATGTAATCGAAGAAAAACctgttgaaaataatgatactGATTTAGCAAAACTAAGTAATAAAATCTTTGGTAATGAAATGGCTAATGTTCCACTAGTTTTCGATGAATTTCCAGTGACGAAGTTGTTACTCAGCTTTTTTGTAATACTATTTATATGTTTTGGAGTGATTGACATGATTCTAGGCTTTATTAGGCTTGGATTAATgtcatttattatttcaatgtTTGTGTTATTTTTCAGATGTGGAGAAAGAAATCGTCAGCATAGTTCCATTTTTGTACTTTTTATTGTAGCATTGACCTCATCTCTAAGTTGGAATTCAATATCaaattatatattgaaaaatgaAGGAACACTTTTTGAAGAGAAAATATACCCACTATTGATTCTCGAGTTTTCATCATCACTATTTTTAACACTTTGGCTAATGTTAATAGCTCTTTCTGGTTATTCTGTTAAGAATCagcaaaatatttatattgataatCAATTGTACAGAACAAACACAAATTTACGTTTTACAGCATTATCCGCTTTTAACTGGTATCTAATTTCAATGGGATTTGAATTTTCAGTTCttgttttatatttattggaaGGATTTTACATAGTTTCAATCATTCCATTTATAAGTTTGCTAGTTTCAATGTTTTATGTAATTAGCAAATCCAAACGTATTTTACAATATTCAGAAATCTTTTTACCGTTTGTTATGTTGGCATATGTAATACTTAGAATGATTTATGAGTGGGTGGCTCCTGATGACTATTCATCTATGATTGGAGCCTATTTGGTAACTATTATGGTCTTTAAACAGGTTGTCGGTCTTTCAATCTTATTTATCCCAAGCATTAACTATTATGACATGATTAATGATAATGGTTCATATAGTGTCACTGTTGTTGTTTCTTTTAAGATTCATCAAAATAAGCAAGAAAATGCTGTTAAGAGTGcagatattattgatatttcaCCCACAAACAGAGTAATTGCTGAAAATCCCGAGTCTGAAAATAGGGAAGAGGAGGCTATTACAGTAATTCAAGTCTCTTCTAGCGAAGATCCGGAAGGATTGATTAAATCCGTTCAAAATGATCAAATTGagttaaataaagaatcaTTTGACTTAGAAACGCAAAAAAGTCACTCCGCAGTAGAGGATGACGCAGAAGCAAATATCCCATACGAGGATGAGtctttaaaaattgaaataaatagtaaattaaattaaataagtaggtaaatttttgaaaagaaaaaccTACATATAGTGATTCAAGCCTGAATATTTTCGAattcttgatttttatttaaaaaaattatgcttaaatagaaaataggtaataattaattttgaatttatttttcttttttttgttaatttgCTTGCAATTGCATGTATACCGGTATTGCAATATTGTCATGCTAATAGGCGGCAAAGTTGCCCCAcgtaatattatttgaaggtcaacaatattttgtgtgcaaataaaattttagtATTAAAAAGTAGGGATTAGGTTAGAGAGAAAATTGTGAGGTTGTAGATGAATAGAATTCGGAATGCGGTAAGATTGAGGAGGAAAGAGTCCCAAGAGACTACAGGAAAGAAGAGTGAAGGAGagataaattttcaatCGGAGAATAGTAAGGGCTTAAATATTGTGGGGAAGGAAAATTCGGGTGAAATTGGAATTCCTGAAATTTTGAGTTATTTTCCTGACTTATACGTCGATAGTTCGAACGGATTTTCCGCTAATGGAGGAGGAGTTGGACAAATGATTTGTGGAACAATATCATCCTTTTTCGAGGATACTTGGAACAGAGCAATGGGTGAAATGAAACAGGTCaaatcaagaaatatttgtaatttatCATCTGATTTAAGTCTTGGTATTCATTTGAAAAGAGAATGGCATCGTTTGTGGCTTGTAAGAAGCTTTTTGGCATTCGCATGGGAGAGTTATCTTGAAGACCTGAtgattgaaaatgataagTTTCctaaagaatatttgaatctcCCTAGTTATGGCACTAATTTGGAGGGAATTGGTAAAATTTCCCTTGGTGAGATTCTTTGTATTGTAAGTTGCAGCAAATTGACTTATTCTGAAAAGAGTACTATTTCAATCCCATTTTCTACAATTCAAGGCAAGAtgataattaaaaaatcactaagttttaattataatctTCATTGGAAGACCCCTACTCCTAATACAGTTGCTAAATTTCGTGTTCTTCAGGATCAGAAAAAGCTGCCAAAGACAAATACTAGTAATGTTGAAGGTGGAGATTCTGTATTTATGTCATTGGATATTGATAATCCCCAGTTTCTTTGGAAAAGTTCTTTTTCTAATCAAATTCCAAAAGAGTTTGAAGATCTTCAAACACTTGCATCTTCCGTAAGAGTTCTAAGAAAGGATGAGACAGCAAAGTTTACTATTGATGGTAAGAAAAGTATTGTAATAAAATTACTTAATTGGTATCGTGAGACACAAGATATAATTACTTatgaaaacaaaaatgtaaattgtaaatattttattgaacAAGAAGACTTTTACTTTGACAATGATTTAAACAATTCTCAAATTCAAGGAAACGTGACAAGTGTTGAGTATTCCATTACTTCCGATGATAATAGAAAAAGGAAGCTCTTCACTGGTTTGACATATATATCTAATGGAAGTTATTTCTCTCCAATGTTAGGAACGGTAATGAGAGGAAATTCTAAAGCCGTTATTTACATTACCAAAGAGTTAGCAAA
It includes:
- a CDS encoding poly(a)-binding protein fabm, with the translated sequence MTSNNNVVPVSASLYVGDLDADVTETMLYEIFNSVAVVSSVRICRDALTRRSLGYAYVNYNSVADAERALDTLNFTCIRGRPCRIMWCLRDPASRRNNDGNVFVKNLDKSIDNKTLFDTFSLFGNIMSCKIATDVEGKSLGYGFIHFEHADSAKEAISRLNGAVLGDRPIYVGKFQKKAERFSEKDKTFTNVYVKHIPKSWTEDLLYKIFGVYGKISSLVLQSDSKGRPFGFVNFENPDSAKAAVAALHNALVTPVGVELDSTAETPVDNEAGADSETSSKQESGEASNKKQTASGEASKDSSGTSNEESAQNEDGSADKNVSADVQPNRLYVSRAQKKNERQVVLKSQHEAVKESHQRYQGVNLYVKNLADSINEEDLRSMFEPFGTVSSVSIKTDESGVSRGFGFVSFLSPDEATKAITEMHLKLVRGKPLYVGLHERKEQRALRLQQRIRGGAVPPVLRPGAIPPGPPGVHGAPMQFGVPPQMYFIPGNPNVAATAMPHGRAMVTGGFPNQNAMNNPWRPNPTRMPYTAGGVPPQMTGGPQMTAYNGNVIQQNGVSPNGAANATGSVQNGVTGNAVTGVQGAQNNRTGGNNQRIHNRHVQGNGQGGRPGSHGHQVQQMQKQGFKFPQNVKGSEMQRVDMMQNRQMDSSNGALVQNPLIPQPDVPLTAATLAAASPSMQKQLLGERLFPIIAQFQPELAGKITGMMLEMDNNELLELLSSDIEIKNKVDEAMVVLERAQQQIST